From the genome of Oncorhynchus tshawytscha isolate Ot180627B linkage group LG31, Otsh_v2.0, whole genome shotgun sequence, one region includes:
- the LOC112229756 gene encoding proteasome subunit beta type-4, with translation MYKQNTKQGLSSHPQICNMDPSGLKLNFWENGPKPGQFYSFPGSSLTPGCGPIKHTLNPMVTGTSVLGVKFTGGVIIAADMLGSYGSLARFRNISRLMKVNDSTILGASGDYADYQYMKQIIEQMVIDEELLGDGHSYSPKAIHSWLTRVMYNRRSKMNPLWNTVVIGGFYNDESFLGYVDKLGVAYEAPTVATGFGAYLAQPLMREVVENKVEITKDEARALIERCLKVLYYRDARSYNRHEIAIVTKEGVEIVGPMSCETNWEIAHMVSGFE, from the exons ATGTACAAG CAGAACACAAAACAAGGTTTGTCGTCACATCCGCAAATTTGCAACATGGATCCAAGCGGGTTGAAACTCAATTTCTGGGAGAATGGACCAAAACCCGGACAATTTTATTCATTTCCAGGCAGTAGTCTAACCCCAGGATGCGGACCTATCAAACACACGCT AAACCCCATGGTGACGGGAACATCGGTACTGGGAGTGAAGTTTACAGGTGGCGTCATAATCGCAGCCGATATGCTGGGCTCCTATGGTTCCCTAGCACGGTTCCGTAACATCTCTCGACTCATGAAAGTGAACGACAGCACCATCCTGGGTGCCTCCGGCGACTATGCAGACTACCAGTACATGAAGCAGATCATCGAACAGATGGT GATCGATGAGGAGCTCCTAGGTGACGGCCACAGCTACAGCCCAAAAGCCATCCACTCCTGGTTGACGCGGGTAATGTACAACCGCCGCAGCAAGATGAACCCACTGTGGAACACTGTGGTCATCGGTGGATTCTACAATGATGAGAG CTTCCTGGGCTACGTGGACAAGCTGGGTGTGGCCTATGAGGCACCTACAGTGGCTACAGGGTTTGGCGCTTACCTGGCCCAG CCCCTGATGAGGGAGGTGGTAGAGAACAAGGTAGAGATCACGAAGGATGAGGCCCGGGCTCTGATTGAGCGCTGCCTCAAGGTGCTATACTATCGCGACGCTCGCTCCTACAACAGG CATGAAATTGCCATTGTGACAAAAGAAGGCGTGGAGATTGTTGGCCCCATGTCCTGTGAGACCAACTGGGAAATTGCCCACATGGTCAG TGGGTTTGAATGA